A genomic region of Methanothermobacter thermautotrophicus str. Delta H contains the following coding sequences:
- the cfbD gene encoding Ni-sirohydrochlorin a,c-diamide reductive cyclase catalytic subunit — protein sequence MHPRPSPIAASLYTLRDLDADVIILHGPHGCCFRTGRLLETDGVRVLTTAMSEQDFIFGASDKLTETLRKAYEMFSPKLVGVVGTCASMIIGEDLKEAVQRAGIPARVLAVESHGGFGEGDNTEGAIIVLEAAAEQGIIPEEEAERQIKMLKLATEIEKTRGMAQGKYIRPSYGDDKDEVALRVLEAIMEGRRVAFVLNAKKETSYLFADTLTLPFGSLNPDNPPIIIANLDKGIGLPRIRRHAENILSEIERSGNRVEHITGGLDEYPITGARAAEILRNEEIEFAVVSGVPHALPVEELGLESVAVTDGPRLVEPLRGLGYTHVVAELDAHARTLGQRSIVESDFGDALRRNIKKVI from the coding sequence TTGCATCCAAGACCCAGCCCAATAGCCGCATCACTCTACACACTCAGAGACCTTGACGCTGACGTGATAATCCTTCACGGCCCCCATGGCTGCTGCTTCAGGACAGGGAGACTCCTTGAAACTGATGGAGTCCGTGTCCTAACAACTGCAATGTCAGAGCAGGACTTCATCTTCGGGGCATCCGATAAACTCACAGAGACCCTCAGGAAGGCATATGAAATGTTCTCCCCCAAACTTGTGGGTGTGGTGGGCACCTGTGCCAGTATGATAATCGGCGAGGACCTGAAGGAGGCTGTCCAGAGGGCGGGTATACCTGCAAGGGTCCTCGCCGTGGAATCCCATGGCGGCTTCGGTGAGGGTGATAACACTGAGGGTGCCATAATAGTCCTGGAGGCAGCTGCGGAGCAGGGTATAATCCCTGAAGAGGAGGCAGAGCGTCAGATAAAGATGCTGAAACTCGCAACAGAAATTGAAAAGACAAGGGGCATGGCCCAGGGGAAATACATCCGCCCATCCTACGGCGATGATAAGGATGAGGTGGCTCTCAGGGTTCTTGAAGCCATAATGGAAGGTAGAAGGGTGGCCTTTGTCCTCAATGCCAAGAAGGAGACATCCTACCTCTTTGCCGATACACTGACACTGCCCTTCGGGTCACTGAACCCTGATAACCCCCCCATTATAATCGCGAATCTTGATAAGGGTATTGGCCTTCCAAGGATACGGAGGCATGCAGAGAACATACTCTCAGAGATAGAGAGGAGCGGTAACAGGGTGGAGCATATAACAGGTGGACTTGATGAATACCCCATAACCGGTGCAAGGGCTGCAGAAATTTTAAGGAATGAGGAAATAGAGTTTGCAGTCGTTTCAGGGGTTCCCCATGCACTCCCAGTGGAGGAACTGGGTCTTGAATCCGTTGCAGTTACCGACGGGCCCAGACTGGTGGAGCCACTCAGGGGACTGGGTTACACCCATGTGGTGGCTGAACTTGATGCCCATGCAAGGACACTGGGACAGAGGAGCATAGTGGAATCTGATTTTGGAGATGCCCTTAGAAGAAACATTAAAAAGGTGATATGA
- a CDS encoding sugar phosphate nucleotidyltransferase, whose amino-acid sequence MAETVGMILCGGFGKRLRPLTEKIPKPLIEIKEGYTILDKQLFDLKNAGINTVYLLTGFLGERIEERYGDNYKGLRIEYVREEKPLGTLNAIRLGMEAIDGEKQCIIRNGDVVADLNIKKMIHLGEMSDYPLTMFITRMQSPYGIVETSGDKIINFREKPLLDYYINAGVYFSKGNLDFGDFESGDIEKTLFPLMAKENKLGYYREDGLFWMAIDTSKELEEIRKEYRNREDKPWGYEKILINTEKYLTKELFIREGYRTSFHYHEEKDETMYIISGSGYIEFDNRKEYFSKNDTIRIEPGERHSIVAMENTVLHEVSTPHLNDTVRVQDYYTR is encoded by the coding sequence ATGGCTGAAACAGTTGGAATGATACTCTGCGGGGGATTCGGGAAACGTCTGAGACCCCTAACTGAGAAAATACCAAAACCACTCATCGAGATAAAGGAGGGCTACACCATCCTTGATAAACAGCTCTTTGACCTCAAAAATGCAGGCATAAACACGGTGTACCTCCTTACAGGTTTCCTTGGGGAAAGGATAGAGGAGAGGTATGGTGATAACTACAAGGGACTCAGAATAGAGTATGTAAGGGAGGAGAAACCACTGGGGACCCTTAACGCCATAAGGCTTGGAATGGAGGCCATAGATGGAGAGAAACAGTGCATAATAAGGAATGGGGATGTTGTGGCTGACCTCAATATAAAGAAGATGATACACCTGGGTGAGATGTCAGATTATCCCCTGACCATGTTCATAACCAGGATGCAGTCACCATATGGCATAGTTGAAACCAGCGGTGATAAGATAATAAACTTCAGAGAGAAACCACTCCTTGACTATTACATCAACGCAGGGGTCTACTTCTCCAAGGGAAACCTTGACTTCGGTGACTTTGAGTCGGGGGACATCGAGAAGACACTCTTCCCCCTCATGGCAAAGGAGAACAAGCTGGGCTACTACAGGGAGGACGGTCTCTTCTGGATGGCCATCGACACCTCCAAAGAACTTGAGGAGATAAGGAAGGAGTACCGTAACCGGGAGGACAAGCCATGGGGCTATGAGAAGATCCTCATAAACACCGAGAAGTACCTCACAAAGGAGCTCTTCATAAGGGAGGGCTACAGGACATCATTCCATTACCATGAGGAGAAGGATGAGACCATGTACATAATCTCGGGTTCAGGTTACATAGAATTCGATAACCGGAAGGAGTACTTCAGCAAGAACGACACCATCCGCATAGAACCAGGGGAGAGGCACTCCATAGTGGCCATGGAGAACACCGTACTCCATGAGGTATCAACACCACACCTAAACGACACCGTGAGGGTCCAGGATTACTATACAAGGTGA
- the hisH gene encoding imidazole glycerol phosphate synthase subunit HisH — translation MIAIIDYGSGNLRSIANAFRKIGADALVTSDPQILEAADALVLPGVGAFGSAMAKLEGLRETLLGNIMDGKPFLGICLGLQVLLSESQESPGVHGLDLIPGRVIRIPPGNKVPHMGWNQLIIVEDSQLLEGAEDEYFYFVHSYYAEPSNDVVVARTDYGVEMTAAIESDNIHATQFHPEKSGEAGLDVLRNFVEIIRA, via the coding sequence TTGATAGCCATCATAGACTATGGAAGCGGAAACCTCAGGAGCATAGCCAATGCATTCAGGAAGATAGGGGCAGATGCCCTTGTGACATCAGATCCACAGATCCTTGAAGCCGCCGACGCACTCGTACTCCCGGGTGTCGGTGCATTTGGAAGTGCGATGGCCAAACTCGAGGGTCTGAGGGAAACCCTGCTGGGGAACATCATGGATGGGAAACCCTTCCTGGGGATATGCCTGGGGCTACAGGTGCTCCTTTCAGAGAGCCAGGAATCTCCTGGTGTCCATGGTCTTGACCTTATACCGGGAAGGGTCATAAGAATACCACCAGGCAATAAGGTCCCCCATATGGGCTGGAACCAGCTGATAATTGTGGAAGATTCACAGCTCCTTGAGGGTGCTGAGGATGAGTACTTCTACTTCGTCCACTCCTACTATGCTGAACCCTCCAACGACGTGGTCGTTGCAAGGACAGATTATGGGGTTGAAATGACAGCGGCCATCGAATCCGATAACATCCATGCAACCCAGTTCCACCCTGAAAAGAGCGGGGAAGCCGGACTGGATGTTCTAAGGAACTTTGTCGAAATAATCAGGGCATGA
- a CDS encoding AIR synthase-related protein: MDIEGFVRRNMDSMDEESLRNALADLILEFKDTDRETSIRMADAVIYEVKNTLKTGGLDDGLRTIISYPPAGVGMGEMGVGSRGEGDFFVHRKIADIVSSTGTRSFINPEAQDDGGVVRTETGSGDVYITTAVDGIHSRLSEYPFLGGFHVTRAALRDVCVMGSRPVALISDLHLADDGDVGKLFDFTAGVAAVSELVGVPVVAGSTLRVGGDMVLGDRLVSAVGAIGFSETPPTARKRAEPGDVILLTEGSGGGTITTTAIYHGLFDVVWETLDVNFIRASEAIMDSGLLGDVHAMTDVTNGGLRGDAHEISSTAGVGLEFDADAVMSMINPSVLRMLQDLEIDPLGVSIDSLMIIAPEDVAPDVMDTIRGAGVDVAEIGRVTDSGVPVLLRDGSEEELRPLFREAAYTQIKKMVGDKTPQDFEEMKRKVEDAARRAIEKKDMVVRMISRED; the protein is encoded by the coding sequence ATGGATATAGAGGGATTTGTAAGGCGAAACATGGATTCCATGGATGAGGAGTCACTCAGGAACGCACTGGCTGACCTTATACTGGAATTCAAGGATACAGACAGGGAAACATCCATCCGGATGGCGGACGCGGTTATCTATGAGGTTAAGAATACCCTTAAAACCGGTGGACTCGACGATGGCCTCAGGACCATAATATCATACCCCCCTGCAGGGGTTGGAATGGGTGAGATGGGGGTCGGGTCCCGGGGTGAGGGCGACTTTTTTGTCCACAGGAAGATCGCAGATATCGTTTCAAGCACAGGGACACGTTCATTCATAAATCCTGAGGCACAGGATGATGGTGGCGTCGTAAGGACTGAAACAGGAAGTGGGGACGTATACATAACAACCGCAGTGGACGGGATACACTCACGCCTAAGCGAATACCCCTTCCTCGGGGGCTTCCATGTCACCAGGGCAGCCCTGAGGGATGTGTGTGTGATGGGTTCAAGGCCCGTGGCCCTCATAAGCGACCTCCACCTTGCAGATGATGGTGACGTCGGTAAACTATTTGACTTCACTGCAGGGGTTGCAGCAGTATCAGAGCTCGTTGGCGTCCCGGTGGTCGCCGGGAGCACCCTGAGGGTCGGGGGTGACATGGTCCTTGGTGACAGGCTTGTCAGCGCAGTCGGGGCCATAGGCTTTTCAGAGACACCACCAACAGCCAGGAAGCGTGCAGAGCCCGGAGACGTCATACTCCTAACAGAGGGGTCAGGAGGCGGGACAATAACCACAACCGCCATATACCATGGACTCTTCGATGTTGTATGGGAGACCCTTGACGTGAATTTCATAAGGGCCTCCGAGGCCATAATGGATTCAGGGCTCCTGGGCGATGTCCATGCAATGACAGACGTTACAAATGGTGGTCTGAGGGGAGATGCACATGAGATATCCTCAACAGCAGGGGTTGGACTGGAATTCGATGCCGATGCGGTCATGTCCATGATAAACCCCAGTGTCCTGAGGATGCTGCAGGACCTTGAAATTGACCCCCTCGGCGTCTCCATAGATTCGCTCATGATAATAGCCCCCGAGGACGTGGCCCCTGATGTTATGGATACCATAAGGGGTGCAGGCGTTGATGTTGCAGAAATAGGAAGGGTAACTGACTCAGGGGTCCCGGTTCTCCTGAGGGACGGTTCAGAGGAGGAACTCAGGCCACTCTTCCGTGAGGCAGCATACACCCAGATAAAGAAGATGGTGGGTGATAAAACACCCCAGGACTTTGAGGAGATGAAGAGGAAGGTTGAGGATGCTGCAAGGCGTGCCATAGAGAAGAAGGACATGGTGGTCCGGATGATCTCCCGGGAGGATTAG